A genomic stretch from Candidatus Zixiibacteriota bacterium includes:
- a CDS encoding helix-turn-helix transcriptional regulator, with product MTARKPQSKTLKYLYDRYIGPDPKARARLEQERVNMDIAQAIYDLRTKAGLTQRELAKMVGTSASVICQLEDSDYQGHSLSMLQRIAAALNCRVDVRIRPLFRRKVMDPAS from the coding sequence ATGACGGCCAGAAAACCACAATCGAAGACACTGAAGTATCTGTATGACCGCTACATTGGCCCCGACCCTAAGGCACGTGCACGGCTCGAGCAGGAGCGCGTCAACATGGATATTGCCCAAGCTATATACGATCTCCGCACCAAAGCGGGCCTGACACAGCGAGAACTGGCGAAGATGGTCGGTACGTCGGCGTCTGTGATCTGCCAGTTGGAGGATTCAGATTATCAGGGGCATTCGTTGTCGATGCTGCAGCGGATTGCTGCGGCACTAAACTGTCGAGTTGATGTACGGATCAGACCTCTGTTTCGTAGGAAGGTGATGGATCCTGCGAGCTGA
- a CDS encoding type II toxin-antitoxin system RelE/ParE family toxin — protein sequence MPRADLILFREDDGTVPLLEWLEGLTASARAICFARLSRLEEFGLDLRRPLTDTLGEGIYELRAKHLGVNYRMLYFFQGASVVIVSHGFSKQEARVPTREISRAIDRKIRFQSSPSRHTSRLE from the coding sequence GTGCCAAGAGCTGACTTGATCCTCTTTCGTGAAGACGATGGCACAGTCCCGCTCTTAGAATGGCTCGAGGGGCTGACAGCAAGCGCGCGAGCAATCTGCTTCGCTCGGCTTTCGCGGTTGGAAGAGTTCGGACTCGATCTTCGCCGACCGCTGACGGACACCTTGGGCGAGGGAATCTATGAACTCAGGGCAAAGCACCTCGGAGTCAACTATCGGATGTTGTACTTCTTTCAGGGTGCGTCCGTAGTAATCGTCTCGCACGGATTCTCCAAGCAAGAAGCAAGAGTTCCGACGCGGGAGATTAGTCGTGCGATAGATCGAAAAATCAGATTCCAATCCTCTCCTTCACGACATACTTCCAGACTGGAGTAA